A window of the Nitrospirae bacterium YQR-1 genome harbors these coding sequences:
- a CDS encoding Hpt domain-containing protein has translation MVSIEHDADLLVTFGKETLKRLHEIDSLLLNLRKSGASYENNINQIFRDAHSIKSGANLLKLKQIELLAHAIEDILHILRDKKIIPNDSAIEIIMEGTDFVRQLINMIKLSNYANVESMLKRLKGLCLSLEKVRVNL, from the coding sequence ATGGTAAGCATTGAACACGATGCAGACTTGCTCGTAACCTTTGGAAAGGAAACTCTGAAACGGCTTCATGAAATAGACTCTTTGCTTCTGAATCTTAGAAAATCCGGCGCTTCCTATGAAAACAATATTAATCAAATATTCAGAGACGCCCATTCAATTAAATCCGGGGCCAATCTCCTGAAACTAAAACAAATAGAGTTGCTTGCCCATGCAATAGAAGACATCCTGCATATTCTCAGAGACAAAAAAATCATCCCAAATGATTCGGCAATCGAAATAATCATGGAGGGTACAGACTTTGTCAGACAGCTTATTAATATGATTAAACTAAGCAACTATGCTAATGTAGAATCTATGCTTAAGAGGCTTAAAGGGCTTTGTCTGTCTCTTGAGAAAGTGCGGGTTAATCTGTAA
- a CDS encoding ABC transporter ATP-binding protein: MKNYGGGKAAVGGVDFSFLKGEFVGLLGPNGAGKTTIIKILTGLIKPTSGEVSYYGEDFFKDSKRLKAIIGVVPQQNNLDRDLTAYENLYLHCLLHGIPKRQRRLRIEQYLEFSGLSDVKDKAVKTFSGGMMRRLVILRALLHEPEIIFLDEPTIGLDPQIRRTIWDFIIKINQSKKTTILLTTHYIEEAEKLCARVLIINGGLIIAKGTPNDLKAETGKFVLETFKEDRTTEEFFETKEEALETIKSCSYSCKIRESTLEDVFLQLTGRKINV, translated from the coding sequence ATGAAAAACTACGGTGGTGGTAAGGCTGCTGTGGGTGGGGTGGATTTTAGTTTTTTAAAGGGCGAATTTGTCGGTCTTCTGGGTCCTAACGGGGCCGGTAAGACTACGATTATTAAAATCTTGACAGGCCTGATTAAGCCGACATCCGGCGAGGTTAGTTATTACGGTGAGGATTTCTTTAAGGATTCAAAGCGCTTAAAAGCTATTATTGGAGTGGTGCCTCAGCAGAACAACCTTGACAGGGATTTGACGGCTTACGAAAACCTCTACCTTCACTGTCTGCTCCACGGCATCCCTAAGCGGCAACGCAGGCTGAGAATTGAGCAGTATCTTGAGTTTTCCGGGCTTTCGGATGTGAAAGATAAGGCGGTTAAGACATTTTCGGGCGGCATGATGAGACGGCTTGTGATTTTACGTGCTTTGCTGCATGAGCCGGAAATCATATTTCTCGATGAACCCACCATAGGGCTTGACCCTCAGATAAGAAGAACCATCTGGGATTTTATTATAAAAATCAATCAGTCGAAAAAAACCACTATTTTACTGACCACTCATTACATTGAGGAGGCGGAAAAGCTCTGTGCAAGGGTTCTGATAATAAACGGCGGGTTGATTATAGCAAAAGGCACCCCAAATGACCTTAAGGCTGAAACCGGTAAGTTTGTGCTTGAAACTTTTAAAGAGGACAGAACAACAGAGGAATTCTTTGAAACTAAAGAGGAAGCTCTGGAGACAATAAAAAGCTGCTCCTATTCGTGTAAGATACGGGAATCCACACTGGAGGATGTGTTTTTGCAATTGACGGGAAGGAAAATCAATGTTTAA
- a CDS encoding ABC transporter permease has translation MFNGFYAVLYRELSIFKKRIKKQLLSQSLSPLLYLIAFGWGMGDAIAVGDLSYMSFLIPGLITMSSLNQSYAISAEINISRFYFRTFDQYLTAPVPHYEIVLGEAVFGMLRGILSGLMIFAFAVAFSVKLQFNVMFIPALLLHTFLFASLAVTTSMVVKDHAGQALINNFVITPMIFLCGTFYPVDRLPIVFKALVHMLPLTYSVKVIRASLTGGEVNSLFVLLLFAYSVVFFLTAIWSLKKVES, from the coding sequence ATGTTTAACGGCTTTTATGCTGTTCTTTACAGGGAACTCTCAATATTTAAGAAACGGATTAAAAAGCAGCTGCTGTCTCAATCGCTCTCACCGTTGCTTTATTTAATAGCCTTTGGCTGGGGCATGGGGGATGCTATAGCGGTCGGGGATTTGTCATATATGTCGTTTCTTATTCCAGGGCTGATTACGATGAGCAGCCTTAATCAGAGTTATGCCATCTCAGCGGAGATCAATATATCGAGATTTTACTTCCGTACATTTGACCAATACCTGACAGCCCCTGTGCCGCACTATGAGATAGTGCTGGGTGAGGCGGTTTTTGGAATGCTTAGAGGGATATTGAGCGGCCTTATGATTTTTGCTTTTGCTGTTGCTTTTAGTGTTAAACTCCAATTTAATGTTATGTTTATACCGGCACTGCTTCTGCATACGTTTTTATTTGCCTCACTTGCCGTAACCACCTCTATGGTAGTAAAAGACCATGCCGGGCAGGCGCTCATTAACAATTTTGTCATCACGCCGATGATTTTTCTCTGCGGCACATTTTATCCGGTTGACAGGCTTCCGATAGTTTTCAAGGCGCTCGTCCACATGTTGCCTCTTACCTATTCGGTTAAGGTAATACGAGCCTCTCTGACGGGCGGTGAGGTTAACTCGCTTTTTGTGCTTTTGCTTTTTGCCTACTCTGTGGTATTCTTTCTAACGGCCATTTGGTCGTTAAAAAAAGTGGAGAGTTAA
- the cobI gene encoding precorrin-2 C(20)-methyltransferase, whose amino-acid sequence MINGIDKNVIYSLGLGPGDYELITVKTKRILEQSDVVIVPQSDELGRSVAKDIVSHYVSDEKIQMYYFPMNNKKEELSKRYTELAETIKTLLDSGKTVSYVSMGDPTLFSTSNYLTEKLNDIGIAIKHIPGISSINASSALLGLSLASKGDNIGIYELSAKADINTERINTHSTVVFMKVHKKLNALIEAVKESAPDEAFLVQRVGLEGENTVDLLKTSPDFDAAYLSLAIIKRKRFFTKSSG is encoded by the coding sequence ATGATTAACGGCATAGATAAAAATGTTATATACTCGCTAGGCCTAGGTCCCGGCGATTATGAACTTATTACAGTTAAAACCAAGAGGATTTTAGAGCAGTCCGATGTTGTGATTGTCCCGCAGTCGGATGAGCTTGGCAGAAGTGTGGCTAAAGATATCGTATCACACTATGTGTCGGATGAGAAAATTCAAATGTACTACTTCCCTATGAACAATAAGAAAGAGGAGTTGTCAAAGAGATACACCGAGCTTGCCGAGACTATCAAAACTCTTTTGGATTCCGGTAAAACCGTGTCATACGTCTCAATGGGAGACCCCACGTTGTTTAGCACATCAAACTATCTGACCGAAAAACTTAATGATATTGGCATTGCGATAAAGCATATTCCGGGGATAAGCTCCATAAATGCCTCTTCGGCGCTCTTAGGGCTCTCACTGGCCAGCAAGGGCGACAACATCGGAATTTACGAACTAAGCGCCAAAGCAGACATCAATACTGAGAGAATAAACACGCATTCTACAGTTGTATTTATGAAAGTCCACAAGAAATTAAATGCCCTGATTGAGGCTGTAAAGGAATCCGCGCCTGATGAGGCGTTTCTGGTGCAGAGAGTGGGGCTTGAGGGCGAAAACACGGTAGATTTACTTAAAACCTCTCCTGATTTCGACGCCGCTTACCTTTCCCTTGCAATTATAAAAAGAAAAAGGTTCTTTACCAAATCGAGTGGGTAG
- a CDS encoding ATP-dependent Clp protease proteolytic subunit, which produces MQIFDKITFDSLNGFLARVEEKFVSDVIFYYGQLHPAYLRPFKDFIERLKNDPKTKIRLVIFLNTPGGSVEAVEYMVRIIRFHYDEVYFVIPDAAFSAGTIFCMSGDKIYMDYSSSLGPIDPQVYLKEKDTFVPALGYLDKVDELIKKSNNGTLSPAEFALLQSQDLAMLRSYEQAKELTIKLLEEWLVKYKFKDWTEHGTNQNKKGMPVTDDEKRKRAVDIASALGNNTKWLSHGRYIGIDFLRYELKLKIEDFSTSKDLKEAIKDYNDIICEYVLKNNIPVFFHSRILY; this is translated from the coding sequence ATGCAGATATTTGATAAGATCACGTTTGATTCTTTAAATGGTTTTTTAGCACGGGTAGAAGAAAAGTTTGTCTCAGATGTTATTTTTTATTATGGGCAACTTCATCCTGCTTATTTAAGACCTTTCAAGGACTTTATTGAGCGGTTAAAGAACGATCCCAAAACTAAAATAAGATTGGTGATTTTTCTTAATACTCCTGGCGGCTCGGTTGAAGCGGTTGAATATATGGTAAGAATCATCAGGTTTCATTATGATGAGGTTTATTTTGTAATTCCTGACGCTGCATTTTCTGCAGGCACGATTTTTTGTATGTCAGGAGATAAAATTTACATGGATTATTCTTCATCTCTAGGTCCTATTGACCCTCAAGTATATTTAAAAGAAAAAGATACTTTTGTCCCTGCCCTTGGATATTTAGACAAAGTAGATGAATTAATTAAGAAATCTAACAATGGTACCCTTTCTCCGGCTGAGTTTGCATTACTACAATCTCAGGATTTAGCAATGCTAAGGAGTTATGAACAAGCAAAAGAATTAACAATAAAATTACTTGAGGAATGGTTGGTTAAATATAAATTTAAGGATTGGACTGAACATGGAACTAATCAAAATAAAAAAGGAATGCCTGTAACAGATGATGAGAAAAGAAAAAGAGCCGTAGACATAGCCAGTGCTTTGGGTAATAATACTAAATGGCTGTCACATGGCAGATATATTGGAATAGATTTTTTGCGCTATGAGTTGAAATTAAAAATAGAAGATTTTTCGACTAGCAAAGACCTCAAAGAAGCGATTAAGGATTATAATGACATAATTTGCGAATATGTACTTAAGAACAATATTCCAGTATTTTTTCATTCAAGAATACTGTATTAA
- the cbiD gene encoding cobalt-precorrin-5B (C(1))-methyltransferase CbiD: MTQTQNRRGFTTGSAASAAAKAAALLLKAGTLPKYVHIMLPNNNESLLINIHSGTLKQDKAVASVIKQSGDDPDVTRGIEIVATLKSPKHNTLDESKVVITGGSGVGIVTKKGLQQPVGGWAINPVPRAMITRAVNEVFSEKCVHVEVEISVVDGEAVAQKTFNPRLGIIGGISIIGTTGIVEPMSVEALKETIKCETNVSFCENAESIHLAPGKIGEDALKRVLDIDRVVQFSNFLGFAIDYVKSKGFKHVIIGGHPGKLAKILMGYSDTHSGRSPQAAEFVADFMGLTGSFNTVEEIITATGGDFVKLAHAICKEIHAIYRIPSLEVYLFDMKKTLIGHSKCTG, translated from the coding sequence TTGACTCAGACCCAAAACAGGCGGGGATTTACCACAGGTTCAGCGGCCTCAGCCGCAGCCAAAGCTGCAGCATTGCTGCTTAAAGCCGGTACTCTGCCTAAATACGTACACATCATGCTGCCCAACAACAATGAAAGTTTGCTGATAAATATTCACAGCGGGACTCTTAAACAAGATAAAGCCGTCGCCTCGGTAATAAAGCAAAGCGGCGATGACCCTGACGTAACACGAGGTATTGAAATCGTTGCCACTCTGAAGTCGCCTAAACATAACACTTTGGATGAGAGCAAGGTCGTTATAACAGGTGGCTCCGGTGTCGGCATTGTAACCAAAAAAGGGCTGCAACAGCCCGTTGGCGGCTGGGCAATAAATCCAGTACCAAGAGCAATGATAACACGTGCGGTGAATGAGGTGTTTTCAGAGAAGTGTGTTCATGTAGAGGTTGAGATTTCAGTTGTGGACGGTGAGGCGGTAGCGCAAAAGACGTTTAATCCACGGCTTGGCATAATAGGTGGAATTTCAATAATAGGCACTACCGGTATAGTTGAACCTATGAGTGTTGAGGCCCTCAAAGAGACAATTAAGTGTGAGACAAACGTCTCTTTTTGCGAAAACGCTGAGAGTATCCACCTTGCTCCGGGAAAGATCGGAGAGGATGCACTCAAGCGTGTTTTGGATATAGACAGAGTGGTGCAGTTTAGTAACTTTTTAGGATTTGCCATAGACTACGTTAAATCAAAGGGGTTTAAACATGTGATAATCGGCGGACATCCCGGAAAGTTGGCGAAAATTCTGATGGGATACTCAGATACTCATTCAGGGCGTTCCCCGCAGGCTGCAGAGTTTGTCGCTGATTTTATGGGCTTAACAGGCAGCTTTAACACAGTAGAGGAAATAATCACTGCAACAGGCGGGGATTTTGTAAAATTAGCACACGCAATCTGTAAGGAAATTCACGCTATTTACAGGATACCCTCATTAGAGGTATATTTGTTTGATATGAAAAAAACGTTGATAGGACACAGCAAGTGCACAGGATAA
- the cbiE gene encoding precorrin-6y C5,15-methyltransferase (decarboxylating) subunit CbiE codes for MHRIILISVGPGGSDYVTFKAVKSAQRCEVIIGMRHQIAAIGEITGKTVYEESGIEEILNLIEQNEGKTVGVLVTGDAGIYSLSEKIKERFGRDSVIEIVPGISSVIAAFAGVKEQWLNVRIISVHGRPMDALYDAPNHERVAVLCDKKNNSTEVVKVLSQLGMFNTNKTVYVCRNITFDNELAIKVDNIEDLSPPDENSKEIVLIVPSG; via the coding sequence GTGCACAGGATAATCTTAATAAGTGTGGGCCCGGGCGGGAGTGACTATGTAACCTTTAAAGCGGTCAAAAGCGCTCAGCGCTGTGAGGTAATAATTGGGATGAGGCATCAGATAGCCGCCATAGGTGAAATCACGGGCAAGACGGTTTATGAGGAAAGCGGCATTGAGGAGATTCTAAATCTGATAGAGCAAAACGAGGGCAAAACCGTAGGGGTTTTAGTAACCGGAGACGCCGGCATTTACAGCCTGTCGGAGAAAATCAAGGAACGCTTCGGCAGGGATTCAGTGATTGAGATAGTGCCTGGAATATCAAGTGTAATAGCAGCATTTGCCGGGGTTAAAGAACAGTGGCTTAACGTAAGGATTATCTCAGTCCATGGCCGCCCAATGGATGCCTTATATGATGCGCCTAATCATGAAAGGGTAGCTGTCCTTTGCGATAAAAAAAACAACTCAACGGAAGTGGTTAAGGTGCTCTCACAACTGGGCATGTTTAATACAAACAAAACAGTCTATGTCTGCCGTAATATTACATTTGACAACGAGCTGGCAATCAAGGTAGATAACATAGAAGACCTGAGTCCACCCGATGAAAACTCTAAAGAAATTGTTTTAATTGTTCCATCCGGATAG